The genomic stretch CCAGCGCGCCCCAGTGCTCGTAGGCGCACGCCATCGCTCCCGCAAGGTCCTCGGTCAGGGTCACGTCGCACCGCCGGGCAATCGCCATGCCCCCCGCCTTCGCTGCAAGGTCCGCGGTCTCCCGCGCCCCTGCCTCGTCGATGTCCGCCACAATCACCCTCGCGCCCCGCCGGGCCAGCTCCAGCACCGTCGCCCGCCCGATGCCGGACCCGCCGCCCGTCACGACCGCAACCTTCCCGTCAATCTCCATGCATCCCTCCTGCCGGTCTCCGCCGGCGCACGCCACGGCATTGTAGGCCACCCGTTCGCCTGCGCGACATCGACACTCCCCGCGCCCTGCCCGAGAATCCTCCCGTGCCCATCTACGCTGTCGGCGACAAGGTCCCGCGCATCCACCCCACCGCCTTCATCGCCCCGACCGCCACCGTCGTCGGCGATGTCACCATCCACGCCGGCGCCTCCATCTGGTACGGCGCCGTCGTCCGCGGCGATACCTCGTATGTCGTCATCGAACGCGGCGCCAACGTGCAGGACGGCGCCGTCGTCCACAGCCGCGCCGGCAATCCCGCCCTGGTCGGCGAAGAAGTCTCCATCGCCCACGGCTGCGTCGTCCACGGCGCCACTATCGGCGCCCGCGCGCTCATCGCGAACGGCGCCATCGTGCTCGATGGCGCAACCGTCGGCGAAGGCGCCCTCGTTGCCGCCGGCGCGGTCGTTGCGCCCGGCACCGTCATCCCCCCGGGCATGCTCGCTGTCGGCGTCCCCGCCGAGGTGAAACGCCCCCTCGCCGGCACCCCCGCCGAGGAATGGGTCCGCACCGGCCCCGAGCGCTACGCCATGCTTACCGCGCTCCACCGCGCCGGCGTCCGCGAACTCAACCGCGCCGATGTTCCCCCGCCCGCCGAGGCCTGACGCCGCCTCACAGCTTCAGCCCGAGCAGCTCCCGCGTCACCGTCCCGTCCGCGTGCACCGTAACGTGCACCCACGTGATCCGCAGCTTCACCTTCCGCTTGCCCGTCTCGACCCACACCTCATCGCCCTTCTCCCACCGGTAATCCGAGTCGATTGTGCAGTAGTGCTCGCCCTTGCTCCCGCTGAACG from Tepidiforma thermophila encodes the following:
- a CDS encoding gamma carbonic anhydrase family protein, whose translation is MPIYAVGDKVPRIHPTAFIAPTATVVGDVTIHAGASIWYGAVVRGDTSYVVIERGANVQDGAVVHSRAGNPALVGEEVSIAHGCVVHGATIGARALIANGAIVLDGATVGEGALVAAGAVVAPGTVIPPGMLAVGVPAEVKRPLAGTPAEEWVRTGPERYAMLTALHRAGVRELNRADVPPPAEA